The genomic region GAACTGGTGATCCGCCGCCCGCCGCCGGGCGAGGTCGCAGAAACCGCCCACGACGTGCTCCGGGAGTACCGGGTGATGGACGCCTTACAGGGGACCGAGGTTCCGCTTCCGGACACGCTGCTCGCCTGCGAGGACCACGACGTCATGGGCAGCGACTTCTACGTCATGGAACGGGTCGAAGGCGACGTCCTGCGCGAGAGCGAACCCGAACGGTTCGCCGACCACAGGGAGGCGGTTGGCCACGAACTCGTCGATTCCCTCGTCGCCATCCACGAGGTGGATCTCGAAGGGGTAGGGTTAGGGGAGTTCGGCCGACCCGCCGGCTACACCGACCGGCAGGTCGAGCGCTGGGGCGACCAGATCGAGTGGGCCACCGAGGTCACGAGCGAGGAACGCGAGGTCCCCACCCTCGAGGAAGTCGGCGACTGGCTCGAGGCCAACCGCCCCGACTCGCACCCCCACACGCTGGTTCACGGCGACTACAAACTCGACAACGTGATGTTCGCGCCCGGTACGCCGCCCGAACTCGTCGCGGTCTTCGACTGGGAGATGAGCACGCTGGGCGACCCGCTCGCCGACTTGGGCTGGATGCTTTCGTACTGGCGCGACTCGAAGGACCCCGAACCCGCGATCCCCGAACTCACCGCGCGGTTCATGGAGCAAGAGGGCTATCCGACCCGTCGGGAACTGGTCGAACGCTACGAGGAACGGTCAGGAATCGAGTTCGAGGACGAGCGCTTTTACCGCGCGCTCGCGGTCTACAAACTCGCCGCCCTCGGCGAGATGTTCTTCCGGCGGTACCTCGAAGGGAACTCCGACGATCCGATGTATCCGAAGATGCGCGAGCGCGTCCCGGCGCTCGCACAGCGCGCGGAGCGCATCGTCGAGGGCGACGAACCGCTCTGAGCGGCCGCCGGCCGTCGAACGATCCTCAATAGTTATTACGGATGAGTGGGAACGGACTACGCGGTACGTGTTAACAATGGTAATCGATCCGAGCGGTTCGGGAAACAGCGCACACGGGGCGTGGGGCGAATGGTGAACGATCACGGACGAATCGACCGGCGGACGTTTCTCGCGGCGACCGGAGCGGGGGCGATGGCGCTCGCGGGCTGTATCGGCGGCGACGACCCACAACCGGTCGACGAGGGCGGGAACGGCGGTTCGGAGGGGGAGACGACCCTGCGGATGCGGACGTCGACCTCGACGACGGCGGCCTACGCCGCGAACCAGGGGATCGCGGCGGCGATAAACGAGAACACCGACGACCTGTTCGTCGAGGCCCAGACCAGCCCCGGGACCGAGGCCAACATCGGCGCGCTTCAAAGTGGCGAGGCCGAGATGGTCTACATCCAGAACTGGACGACCGCCGACATCCGGGAGGGCGTCGAGCCGTTCGGCGACCTCGATTTCACGCTCAATCAGGTGTTTCACTACTACGACCTGCCGTGGTTCTTCTGTTCGGGCAACGAGGACCTGAGTTCGCTCGCCGACATCGGGGCGGGGACGACCGTTTCGCCGACGCCCCGCGGGTCCGGAACGGCCGCGGCGCTCGAACACGCGCTGAGCTACGCCACCGAGGAGTACGAGCGGGTCAGCGAGGACTACGGAGAGCAGGCGGGCGCGATGAACGAGGGTCGCCTCGACGTCGGCGTCGGCACCTACCTGAACTTCGAGATCGTCCCCGGGTGGCTCCAGGAGATGATGGGCACGGTCGACCTCCGAGTTCTGGAGGTTCCCGAGGGGGTCGCCGGCGAGTGGGAGGGCGACGAGCGCCTGCTGGTCGAGTCGTTCCCCGGCGAGGAACTCGCGGACGCCGCCTTCGCCCCCGAGGAGGTCCGGAGCATCACCTTCGCGTACAACTTCGTCTGTCGGAACGACCTCGATTACGACGCGGTCTACGGCTTCCTCGAGACGATGTACGACGAGCGCGACGGGTTGGCGGAGTACCACGCCCTGTTGAGCCGGCTCGAAGACGAGTCGTTCTGGATCCAGAACGCCTACGAGGGCGTCCCCTTCCACCCCGCGGCCGCGGACTTCTACGAGGAGATCGGCGTCTGGAACGAGGAGCTACAGCGCGGAGAGGGGTAGCCCGTGTCGACCCGGAGCGCGCCCCGATGGCTGACGCCGCTTTCCGCGCTCAGGGCGAGCGTCTACCTGCTCGGGGTGACCTTTACCCTCTATACGATCTACTACGCCTACTCGCTGTTCTTCATCCGGATCCGGTACTCGAACCTCTTCGTCGGTATGGGGATCGCGCTCTTCTATCTCCACACCGCCCTCGAACGGTATCGGGGTCGAACCGACGAACCGGAGGGCGAACTCCGTTCGCTCGTCCGTCGAATCGACCCGCCCTTCGCGCTCGCGTTGGCGGGCCTCGCGCTCTGGTCGACCGCCTACGTCGAACTCGAGTTCGAGCGGCTGTTCTACGACGCGCCCGTCGTGGGCTACACCACGAACGACCTCCTGATCGGCGTGGCGCTGATCGCGCTCGCGGTCGACGCCACCCGCAGGGCGTTCGGCAACGCCATCGCCGGCGTCACGATCGCCGCGATCGTCTACGCTCATTCACTCGTCGGCCCGAACATGCCCGGCGTCCTCCGGCACACGGGGATGACGTGGGAGCAGATCGCCCGCGACGGCGCGATCGGGCTGACGGGGGTGTACCACGACACGCTGATGGGGATCGGTGGGACGTGGGTCGCGATCTTCATCATGTTCGCGGGGATCGCGAAGGCCTACGGCCTGATGGACTTCGTCCTCGACGCGGGCCGCGAACTCGGGTCGAGCCTCCACACCGGCGTCGTCCAGGTCGCCGTGATCGCGAGCATGATCATGGGCTCCATTACCGGGAGTGCGGCCGCAAACACCGCCACGACGGGGAGTTTCACCATCCCGATGCTCAAGGACCAGGGCGTGCGCGACGACTTCGCCGCCGCGATCGAGGCGGTCGCCTCGGCGGGCGGACAGATGCTTCCGCCCGTAATGGGCGTCGCCGCCTTTCTCATGGCCGACA from Halalkalicoccus sp. NIPERK01 harbors:
- a CDS encoding TAXI family TRAP transporter solute-binding subunit — protein: MVNDHGRIDRRTFLAATGAGAMALAGCIGGDDPQPVDEGGNGGSEGETTLRMRTSTSTTAAYAANQGIAAAINENTDDLFVEAQTSPGTEANIGALQSGEAEMVYIQNWTTADIREGVEPFGDLDFTLNQVFHYYDLPWFFCSGNEDLSSLADIGAGTTVSPTPRGSGTAAALEHALSYATEEYERVSEDYGEQAGAMNEGRLDVGVGTYLNFEIVPGWLQEMMGTVDLRVLEVPEGVAGEWEGDERLLVESFPGEELADAAFAPEEVRSITFAYNFVCRNDLDYDAVYGFLETMYDERDGLAEYHALLSRLEDESFWIQNAYEGVPFHPAAADFYEEIGVWNEELQRGEG
- a CDS encoding phosphotransferase family protein → MTDASETYFERLVDEGALADYLEGELGSVERYSVSHHQEGHSNETLFVTWGEQELVIRRPPPGEVAETAHDVLREYRVMDALQGTEVPLPDTLLACEDHDVMGSDFYVMERVEGDVLRESEPERFADHREAVGHELVDSLVAIHEVDLEGVGLGEFGRPAGYTDRQVERWGDQIEWATEVTSEEREVPTLEEVGDWLEANRPDSHPHTLVHGDYKLDNVMFAPGTPPELVAVFDWEMSTLGDPLADLGWMLSYWRDSKDPEPAIPELTARFMEQEGYPTRRELVERYEERSGIEFEDERFYRALAVYKLAALGEMFFRRYLEGNSDDPMYPKMRERVPALAQRAERIVEGDEPL